The following proteins are encoded in a genomic region of Tenebrio molitor chromosome 7, icTenMoli1.1, whole genome shotgun sequence:
- the LOC138135544 gene encoding uncharacterized protein: MSRFFVVFVACLAASSAKQQKLSVVAQEPQAQSTGIIGAIEFKGDYSAHGSKKYSSSAELTSLAHSSALQARTAVRNQQVAGIQAAVGAQSGYARAASGAASAAQVALVAKQVIVQNLQRHIEDAERQLQAEQAQYQQTLQAAGAAQNAVQQSQEQLTAATAAFAAVQESVTQTERAAVAAGTAAAAQHQMIQDAQQRLGQLHLRLNEALAGLQETQLSAQRAAAAAQLAQNNAAASAQLAVANSASNQIDEHDPTGYHH; encoded by the exons ATGTctagattttttgttgtttttgtcgCTTGTTTAg CGGCTTCCTCTgccaaacaacaaaaattgagCGTGGTTGCTCAAGAGCCCCAAGCTCAATCAACTGGCATAATTGGCGCCATCGAATTCAAGGGAGATTACTCTGCTCATGGTAGCAAGAAATATTCCTCGAGTGCTGAACTCACCAGCTTAGCCCATTCTTCGGCACTTCAAGCCAGAACCGCCGTCAGAAATCAGCAAGTCGCTGGCATTCAGGCAGCTGTCGGAGCTCAAAGCGGCTACGCTCGTGCAGCATCGGGAGCTGCCTCTGCTGCCCAGGTGGCTCTTGTGGCCAAGCAAGTCATTGTTCAAAACCTCCAACGCCACATCGAAGACGCTGAACGTCAGCTACAAGCTGAGCAAGCACAATACCAACAAACTCTCCAAGCCGCCGGTGCTGCTCAAAATGCCGTCCAACAAAGCCAAGAACAATTAACCGCTGCCACTGCTGCTTTCGCCGCCGTCCAAGAGTCTGTCACTCAAACCGAACGCGCTGCTGTCGCCGCCGGCACAGCCGCCGCTGCTCAACATCAGATGATCCAGGATGCTCAACAGCGCTTAGGACAACTACATCTGAGGCTTAATGAGGCTTTAGCTGGACTTCAAGAAACTCAATTGTCGGCTCAAAGAGCTGCAGCTGCGGCACAGTTGGCTCAAAATAACGCTGCCGCGTCCGCGCAGCTAGCTGTAGCCAATAGTGCGAGTAATCAGATTGATGAACATGATCCTACTGGTTACCATcattga